GCATATGAAACCGGGTCAATTTCCACTCTTTGATTTTGGATGTTATATATCCttaccttgtgtttatcatgctctttatctattttatgtatttgattttttttatttggcatTGGACGCGCATGAATTAATACCATTTTttctaccaaaagaaaaagttacCTCCATCTAACAAACCCCCCCAAAGAAGCCACACTCAACCTTAtgacctagaaaaaaaaaaggtgaaaaccCCACTCACACCTTATGACCTAGAAATTTCAACTGAGGGGTTGAAAAACCCAACCCCGACCCTGTCGTGCTTAGGGAGGACTTGAGCAAACTCGGGCTCACCTGGTGAGACTTTTTGTTAAATTGTATAAGAACACCTGGCCAAACTTACTCCCCATAATTTCTATTAGATTTGATTCGGACTTCAGTCCAGTCCTTGAAATGCTGTCAAATCTTTCAACGACCACATGTATTGACCCAAAAATACCAACACGTGCTAAATATACTTTTACAATTCTCACCAAATCACTTTCTGACAGCTGAGCTATTCTACAAAAAGTACCATTGAGCTTTTCGTCCACGACAACACCCCCTTCCCATATCTTCTACGTACATAAAGTCCGGTCCAGTGAACACCTCCCAAGAAAAAGGACAATCGTTGTACGGAAATACCCAAAATGCTTTGACGACAGGGACAGTCGGTTAACGCGCAAACACAGTAGGTATTCAAAGTTCTCGCTTTCAAGGCCTCAAAACTGAACAAGTAATGGAATCCAGTAATACAAAGTTATTACACTAAGTAAGGATCCAGCTGTTCTTGAAAAAACCTCTTCTACTTAAAAAACAACATTTGTCAATCCAACTCTTCCAACAGTTTCCTtagaaattattttttcttccacTTAAGTAGATACTAGGAAACTCCCCTTTCCAATCTGAATTAGTGTTCATGTCCCCACTCAACCACCACCTTCACTCCCTCTCTCTGTATCTCTATCATTTATATATAGCCATGACTGGATTACGAAGAATTACCCACCAGAGACGATGCAGCAGAGCAGTGCTAGTTCTTTGGTTTCAAATGATGGTGGGAATTATAGAGGAGTTAGAAAGAGGAAATGGGGGAAATGGGTTTCAGAAATTCGTGAGCCTGGAAAGAAAACGCGTATTTGGTTAGGGAGTTTTGAAACGCCGGAAATGGCAGCGATCGCTTATGATGTAGCTTCATTGCATCTAAGGGGACATGGAGCACGTCTCAATTTTCCCGAATTGGCGAATGAGTTGCCTCGGCCGGTTAGTTCAAGTGCTGATGATATTCGAGTAGCAGCTCATGAAGCAGCTGCAAGAAGAAAGACAACAGTTGATGAACAAGTGGGTTGCTCAAGCTCGAATCAACAAATTCCGAAGAATATAAGGTTGTCACAGAGTCAAATTCAGGCAATTAATGAGTCACCATTAGACTCTCCAAAGATGTGGATGGAATTGGCTGAAGCTTTATTTCCAGACACATCCATGGGTTTTATTGATGATCAGGTTGAGATGAGTGATGATTGGGAAGATATGCAACATGATTCCCTTTGGGAATCttagagaatatatatatatatatatatatatatatatatatatatatatatatatatatatatacttcctGTAGTAGATATGCAATAGGGATAAGGCTAcgtatattatgacccttcctagaccccacaatggcgggagccttgtgtacTGGGTatgccctcctatttatagtagATATTCTAGTATTAACTAGTCCAACATGATCAAATGACCAATCaccttttattaaaaaaaagagggattGCTTTACCCCAATTGGTATTTGTTTTGAGATGATATCCATTGGGTGCTTATTCGCCTCAGCCTTATACTTCGTATTTGTGGGGGTGGAGGTTGGTGGAATAATAGGGATTGTATTTGTGTTGCAAGTGAGTttgtgtatgtgtatgtgtatgttTTGAGAAGAGAGCATAACTGTAGAATTTTCACGTCACTTCCATGGTTGTTGATGGCGTGGGGTTTTGGTGTATGAGAGAAAGGGTCTCATCTCAAGATAAGAGATATACCCAATAATAATGTATTTTAAATCTATTTGATAAAACAACTTTATCAAATTTGTAATGTCATTGTTCTGGTGTTTGTTTAAGTTCATAAAGTGACTTCACCAATTGGTAAACTTTATGCTCTTGTCATTTCATGACAAAATCTTCAGGTTGTTCCATATGCATTTCTATATCATCTAATTCACCATTTAAAAAGGTtattttaacatccatttggtgaaTTTCAAATTTATATATAGAAGTCAACGCAATAAGCACCCTAATCGTATaggtcgggcgattttaagagactacagaaacgcatgaaaatgatcaaaatatatatgaaaatttacttttggaaacaaaaaacaatataaacaagcaatatatgtcatatatcatacacatacactaagaattgtgaataatgtataaccaaacaagtgcagcactttgaaattgttataaaatgGTGAATTTTAGTTCAAATATTTGCAAATGTACACAATGCATGCATCTAATAGTTAgttgaacctattctccttgaatcatagcaaaaaaaatgaactaaaatgcaagatttgaagcacaagatcaagttttttgaaagaaaaaaaaactatcttTCCCTTCAAGAACTCCTTCgatcttcaattttttgttgttggatGCTACAAATGATGAACTTCCACCACTATTTAATTCGTTTTCAACTATGGAACGGAAGCCCTAACAAGATTTGGGTGAAAAAATGACTTAAAATCCAATTTTTCTGGGTTTTCACCTTGGCTGGAACCTGATATTTCCGCTGCGGATGCTCTTTGGTTCGTGTTTTGTCTAAAATGTGATTTTAAGTTTGTGTATCGGTACATATTGATACGTTCCAATACGTATCAAGACACTTAAAAACCAGAAAAATGGTAACTTGTAGTATATATCGAGTCTAGCGATACATATTGACCGTATTGTATCATATCGacatgtatcggtcgatacatatcgatacactCGATACAATATGttgtttgtttaaaaaaaaaaggaaacgtATCGATTAGTATCTTATCtataccgatacgtatcaaccgatatgatacgatataGACCGATACTTTATCCATGCCTATATGCCTTACTATAAAATAACATATCCTTGGAAAATACATTCAACAACGCTttctcctaattttttttttttttggttctcgAAATTTAACAATAGCTATGCAGCCCCAACCCTTATGGCATGATAAATTTGGTTTTCTATTCTTCCATAGTTCATAAGGGGTTATAGAGCTTtgcagccccaaaccttaagtgCATGTCTATTTAAAATATGGCATGCTATTAATAAAGTTTCACACAAAAAATCTCTACTAAGTCCAGAATTGGACACCATAGCATTAACCATTTCCATCAatgttctatttttcctttcagcaattCCATTTTGCTGTAGAGTATAAGGTGCAGAAACTTCATGTATAATTTCTACACTTCCAAAATATTCTAGATCATAATATTCACCCCCTCTATCAGATCTAAGACATTTGATTGATGCTTTACACAAATTTTCTGATTCATTCTTATAaactttaaaatatttaaagacTTCATCTTTATAATTTAAGAGACAAACATAATAAAATCTAGTAAAATCATCGATAAAGGTTACAAAATATTTCTTTCCTTATCTAGTAGGGGTACAATGAAGGTCGCATACATCACTAAACACCAAATCTAGAACATTGGGAGTTCCAAATGAGTGTTTTTCCAGAGGTGAATTCAAGATGCACTTCCCCTTTGCCTTTAACAACAGTAGCTGAAGCATTTCTCATTTAGAGAATGTTACCATCTTCTTCTAGTGTATATTCACTAAACAGACCCTTGTCTTGGCAAACATGTCTGGTTGCACCAGAGTCTATATACGATGCTATGTCATCTCCAAGAAGGTTGGCTTCATAAATCATAGCAACATACTTCTCCTTATCATCTTTTCcatcaaatttctttttcagaTGTTGGTACTCCTTGAAATGACCCATCTTGCCAAAATGATGACAATGaccatttttcttcttattggGGTACTGGTTTTTGGTCGAACTGGAATTTGAGTTCCACTTTCTCTTCCAATTACCCTTTGAaggattgttattttgttggaACCTTGGCCTTCTTCCAAAACCATGACTTAGAACCATTTATGCCTTCACGGcatctgtcttcttcttcaattttcaaatGACTTTCTAAATCTGCAAGAGTGATTTCCTCCTTATGTTTAAGACTCTTTCTATAGTTTTTCCAAGAGGCAAGCCGTTTATCTAAAATGGCCGAGACAATAATAGTCTTGTCCATTTTCATGTTATGTTGTTTAAACTGATTGAGAATCTACTTAATTTCATGAAACTGATCAATAGCCTTTCTATTATCAACCATTGAATAACGGAAAATTTAAACTACCAgaaatttcttacttgttgcatTCTCCACTAGATAATTGTTCTCCAGTGCTTCCCAAACTTCTTTTGCAGTCTGCTTGTCATGGTACATATCAAACAAAGTATCACTCATGGAATTACATATTTGACCCTTGCAACAGTAGTCATATTGTTCTCATTTCAATCTGGTACAATCCTCTGCAGTTGTTTCATTGTCATGTGTATCTGGTGTGGGAGTAGTATGAACATACACAACATTTAGTTGTGCTGGGAGGAAATGCAACTTCTTCTACTAGCATTTGAAGTTGTTTCCATCAAACAATTCTAATATCACAATTCCGAAATCACAAATCATTGGAACTTTAAGGCACATTACAACATCGCTTTCCTTAACCTGTCAGTCCCTGCCAATTTTGGAATTGGTCTAAAAAATTCTTAGAATTTGTCCCTCATATCTGAAATCTAACGATCCAATCCCAAAAATCCTAGAATCAGCTGCTCCAAAACGTCTGGAATCGAGATCAGTCACGGTGGGGGTGGGATTCAACAAATCCGATTCTGATATTTGAAACCATGCTTAGTGCTCTGCTGAGTATCTCTATTATGCCTTTGCTTTGACTGccactcctcttcttctattttgccGAAACCCATTTTCTTCTAAATGAAAGTTAGGGTTTGTATTTTGGGAACTCTCCTGAGACGGGGAAGAGAAGAAGCCATGGCCACACTACTTCTTCACTTTGTCTTCAACCTCCGTCACTGATCCTAAGTTCCATCCCTTCTAATTTTCcaatttcttttatcttctctttATTGTATTCCTACCGAGACCTCCTTCGAAACTTgaccctcctctctctccttcgtCCCATTTTTGCCTTGCAACCCATTTTCATTTCACCCTCTAGTTCGTTTCTCTCCACTCCAATATGACCACCAACTTTGGCCATCCCTATTTCCTCTAGTGAAACtattgtattttgttttatgtttttttttaaaaaaaaagtttcaaaacaTCCCCTCACATTTTGGTTTCTTGTTTTGTAATGAAGAAGGAAGCTAAAACTTGAGTAAAGTTGTAAGTCCCACATTGAAAGTGAAAGAGAATTGATAGAGGCATATGCGGGCACGCATCAAGCTGAGTCGTGGTACTGTGATGTAGTATatttaattttggttcaaggtTAGTCAGTTCAAAGTTGGCAGGTTCAAAGTTGGCCTGGTTTTTGGCTAGGGCACATGTATTTTtaaagagacatatccatttgtaaaggtgcattcatagcacttggatttgaatattttaatctaatccattgaaCCAAGAGACGcacctacaccatggggtatcttTAAGGGACACTTATATATAAGTGCTTAGATTGGAATCTTATAATCCTATCCACTCAAGTCAATGGACACACCCATTCCATGAGGTGCCTTGAAAGGATAcatccaccactataaatagaggtgaaatgGATAGCCCAAATCATTCCATTTTTGTggcttttctcttctcttctctctctggtTCTTTCTTTACAGAAATAGAACTTCAAAATTCTGGtttcgtttttcttt
The nucleotide sequence above comes from Telopea speciosissima isolate NSW1024214 ecotype Mountain lineage chromosome 3, Tspe_v1, whole genome shotgun sequence. Encoded proteins:
- the LOC122655377 gene encoding ethylene-responsive transcription factor ERF021-like, which codes for MQQSSASSLVSNDGGNYRGVRKRKWGKWVSEIREPGKKTRIWLGSFETPEMAAIAYDVASLHLRGHGARLNFPELANELPRPVSSSADDIRVAAHEAAARRKTTVDEQVGCSSSNQQIPKNIRLSQSQIQAINESPLDSPKMWMELAEALFPDTSMGFIDDQVEMSDDWEDMQHDSLWES